AGACTACAGAGCACATAAGCAAAAAAAACAAGCTATTGGCTATGTCAGATGGGATTGAAGGTGCAATCTTCCTTCATGGATTGACGTTGCATTCCCGCAGGAAAGGTTGGTCATAGTCCAGATACTTCGACCAGTAGCTTCGGAACTTGGGCAGGCCAATCTCTAGCCAGGGCTTCATGTTGCCATTGTAATGTATGACTGCGGCACGTTCAATGTCTCTGCTGTTTACATGGGGGTTGTAACCTAGACCAAGAACATGCCACGACCGGCTGAGGGGGAATGTCTTGTTCCAGAATGTGATCAAACCTGGAGGGAGAGTGCCAAGTTTCCAAAGCGATCTGTCTTGATTCTGCAGTTAAAATATGATGAATCATGTATGTTGATCAGGTCAAATTATTCAGTACCAATCATAGTCAGTACACATGACAAAGTGAACAAAACAGACTGAATTCAAAGGCTTTTGAATTATTAAAAGTAATGAAACAAATTTTCTATCATCTTTTTCAGAGATCACTAATTTGTTTTGAATGTTTGTGTATATGTATTTTTCTACAGAATATGTAAGCTAAGATGTTTTTTTAATTATAATTTTTGCACAATGTAAGCTGAAAACTGAATATGGAAGTTAAATAAAAATATGCAATGTCGAATAAATTCCTTTCCTAGGGCTACAGTATAAATCAATACTTTGCAGATTGTTTGGTTCAAAGCGTTGTTGGCATTACCAGTGCATCCTTTCTAGGTATAGCCTCTAAGTCCTACTCACTACTGAGCTTCAGTACAGACAAAACCTACTACACACATGCAACAGAACTTGATTTGACTTTCATATATACGTGTAGAAGATCAAAAAATAAACTTCGATAAATAAACCAGGGTGAAAGGAAGGGTGTTAGCATCTTACAAGCTTCTGCCATGAGTGATAGATTTGGGTTATGTTCTGCCTCTTCCATTCAGCCAGATCAAATACATTCATTCCAAAAGCCCAACCACAAGCCTGGGGGTCAAAATTCTTGGCAATAACAGGATTTGAGAAATTCAGGTACCGATCATAGCGATGGAAGCTCTCTCCACAAGTCTCAACAGCACCATTTACCTTCCCCTTCATATTGATTGACCAGAGGCCAGTCAGATCCTTCTTTACTACTATATCATCATCAAGAAAGACCATCTTGTCAAGCTTTGGATAAATCTCAGGTAAGTAAAATCGCAAATGATTAAGGATTGACAAATATTTCGGATTTCggtatttcaaatttgaatctGGGTTTGCACGATTTGTTCCAAAGTAGTAATCAATCATGGACTGAGATCCAAGTTGTTTGAGCACTGGACTGTAGCTGTCATTTAGCCATGTAAACTCCCCGATGTTCTGTACTTCAATtgttgcctttccaggaggatTAGAAAGGAACCACATTCTCATTGGAGCATAATTCAGTCTGTCAGTTACTATGTGGAAGACATGATCGGAAGGATGCTGCAAACAAATAATTCCATTAAGTATGATGCAAGCTATCTTTCAAATTTTAAACTCATATATTGAAGTATTCAACAAACATACCTTGGCATTTAACACTGTCGAATTAACAACAACTGCTGTTGCTAGTATATTATCCGAGAACAAGGCATAATGATACAGTTTTGGGTTAGTGAGTTTATGTTGGTTTGGGAACTGCTGCCGATCAGGATCCAATGAAAAGTATTCGTGAGCTAGCCTCAGGGGGAGGCAGTGAAGACCTTTAGGAAGGGTTTTAGCTGCAAGTTGTGTCAGAAAAACAGTCTGCTTCTTGTGTGCATGCAGCTGCTCCTCTGCTGAGTGAAGCATAGCTCGAAGTTTTTTGACAACAATAGAACAATCATCATGCATCTGTCTGCCCTTAATCAGCATCTGCTCCAGTGCTTTAACCTTCTCATTCGCACTGAACAAGTAGATGAAAATGATCCATAATTATTTCATGCAACTGATTTCTATGCACGGTATGAAACGGAAGCTATAATTTGAAGCGAATGAACAGAACTGGTGAGAGATTTACTTCTTTGGTAGATCAGTGTCCTTAGATGCATCTCCAAGCACCTTTTGGACTTCTCGTATCCTCTGCCTTAAGTCTTTTAGGTACTGGGAATTTGCTCTTATGGATCCAAGGCCAAGGTAGACTTTTGCCTTGATTAACTGATCCTTGATATTCCGGATCCGTGTATCAGGCAAAACAGAGTTTTTAGTTTTACCATCTGTTCTAGCTGTTTGGGAGTTCTCCGCAACAACCTTCGCAGATGTCTGTTTAGGCATAGTCTCCAGTAAACTTTCCTGTAAGAGGTCATGTGATAAAGGTGAAACCATGTAACAAACATAACTGTAAcacataagatacatgaagaaCTATTAAATTAACTTTCTCTAAAATAAATAGAAGAATCAAGTTCGGCAAAAACATTAAGGAGTATGTGATTTCCATGCATGGATAAATATTTCACGACATAAATGTATTAAACACCATTTGGTCAGAAATTGCATCTATTATATGTTGGGATAAATTTTAAGGAATATTAAGATGACATTCTATAGTGAAATCCCATATTAAGAGTTGATTTAACAAATTGGAAGGAAAGATTATTGGAGGTCAAGGCAAAACTTGGCAGGTAATGTAAGCATGTGAAACAAAACAGGCCCTGAAACCAAATCAGTAAGATTCCAGAACTTTCATCTATGTGCCTTATCAGTATCCTGAAGGAAATTAGCAACAAAACTGAGCCAATCACGTGCCATAGCTGTTGATGAACAACACAATCAATACCTATAACTGACAACTGTATGAGAATGACTCCAACTGCTACAACTCCAAGTGCTAGCAGTAGTTGACATTGTAAAATGATTAATGTAAACATGCTTCATTAAGACCCACAGATCAACAAAGGGCTATGTATTCTCCCTAAGGTTCTCCATGGCAGCATTTTGCAGACAttaaactcatgaagcaagTGAGCTACTTAATAATTTACATCAGAATTTTATCGGTTAAGTTTCTTATGAAATGTATTCCTCATTTCATAGATTGGCAATTGACACTACGATTTGAACTGTTATACCAAGAAAAATGAAAGATATTACACGGCCAGAATGTTCTTATCCCAACCAGGAAGGCACTAACCATCAAGGGGTTAGGTGCAATAAGTGCAGAAAGGCATTCCCTACCAACCGATTTCAAAGCTTGATCTTAACTGATTAACTCTAATAATGCAATCTTCAAATTCCAGCTAGCAACCTGAAGCTAAATGACAAATCATGGTCCCAAATCTCAGAAAACTAATCCTCAGGTGACAACtcaactaaaatttgttaggATGCACAGAAAGCTTAAAATCTACCAACCTCTGAAGATGATTGCTGCTGTGATCCGGTGGTTTTCTCATGCTCTTCTGAGACGGCACTCACCAAGCCACCATCCTGTGCCTCCCGCCTCGTCACTTGCTCGATCACTTCGGTGCCATCAGCAGCCGCCGTGACTTCAGAGAGCACGCGGTTCTTGTGCTCCCCTGCCTTCCTCGATGGCAGTTCTACAGACAGTTTGTATGCAAACGATCTCAGAAGTCAGAACACAGCAACAAGTCAACAActacaacaacgacaacgcaaATCTCTACGAAAGACTTTCTGCGAATCCGGGAACCTACAAACACAAGATGCAATGGAACAAACGAAGAGTTACTCGCACCTTGGCCGTCAGATTCAGTCGATTCTTTCGCCAACCCTCCCAGTTCCTCTGAGAAGACGATGCCGACAGGTTCTTTCAAAGAGCTCACAGTTTCCTGCATCCAAAGCAAAGGGAAATCTATAAGAACTCCTCACCCTGGCCAAGCAAAATGCCCAAAAAGGGTATGAAAATTTACCAGAGGAAGCGCATTCAGCTTGTCTGCCTTGACGCCACGGCCCTAGCACACCATTCAATCCGAAAAGAAACCCATCAAAACCCCAAACAAAATCCCCATAGAATCCCAAATCCACCGAccaaaacaaaaaagaaaaaacccGAAAACCCACTCACTTGATTCGTGATTTCTCCGGGGAAATCCCGCGTTtctggaaagaaaaaaaagacaaGGCAGCAAAATCCGTAAGAGCGCCAATGCCAACAAAAGACGGCCTCAAATCTCGAAACAATTCTCGCCGGGGGAGAGCGCGCTTACGGATGGGGTTGAACGCCGCCGGGAGGCGGCTGGTATAGAGCGCGAGGGGGGAGAGCACCGtgagggcgaggaggagcagcagcaccgACCTCCTCCTCGTCACCATCTTGGAGTTTTGGTTTTCTTTGATGTGTTTTGTCTGGGTTTTCGCTTCCTCTCACTGCAAACATTCCTCCTCCATGGGCATGTCTAGCGGTGGCGAGTTTTGCATTTCGGTCCCCAAAGTAAGTTTTTATTGCACCCTGATGATGGGATGGGGTACGCTTTAGAATTTCGGTCAGCTGGAATTTAAATCTCAAATGACAGTCTATTTGTCGAAATAGGTGAAAATTGTAAAGAACTATCCTACCTCTACAAATTTGGAATCAAACTTCCATAGGTAGCACGAATTTTTATTGTAGAAGGACAATGGCTCAACATTCCCAAGTAAGGATTTGGAAAGATAGCGCCTCATAATTTTAACCAACATCGTGGATCTATCTATGTATAAACATACCATTATTATTCAAATTGATATTTTTTGGTCAAGAAAAGATGGAAACGAGGGAGCCCTAAAAAAGATAGAAAAGAGAGGAATAGGAATAGAGTGTAAGGGTGACCATAATGGGATTCAAAAATAGTATATAAGGAATAAACAATTGCTCAAATCTATCTAGATATGTTGTGCAACCAGTCCATATAGTAGCCCGTAGCAAAAGGTACATATATGCATAAGAGCAGCccataaaaaataaacaaacattATCTCACTCCTCACTTATTACCTCTCTCTCTATACTTGTTTGAGGATTGATTTTTACTCAACTGTGGGGCCCAGCTTACTACCATCTTTCACTTTTAACATTGTGCAAATGGTAACAACTAAAGATCACTTTATGTTGATCTCATCTATATAGACTACTTGGTCCAAATACAAAGGGTTTATTATCCATTGGATGCAATATGCTATGGACTTAGATACAacggtgaagcgtcccctcatccgaagTGACTAAATGTTATACAAATATCAGTCTCAGGAgactgataacacatttattacatcaaatggtttattaccgtacaaaccattgaggtagcgggcactgaagcgccactatcaagagggacaacataatgactacaagccaaactaaagtgccaatgaaatctaagataacatcagagtcttgagctatggtaagcttcctgtggagaccttGAACCACAAGCAAGGTTGGGTgtaggacggcgacctactcgacgtcttcaggaacgaagttcggatcctcctctgtaaaaactaggtaagagtgagtacatacgtactcaacaagtccaaccacacccacggagggggataataaagatcatgcacaggatatatcaagggtaaggctagggttcgtttgcgataaagcgaggttttacacatgcaagggttcatttagtaaaagagttttctcaaaatatttccgtagtattcgaataataagtggggttgatcctacacaaaggatccaagttttaatgctaccggactccacgtccacagtagctcacggcacaactgccggacactttcaaaacaactcatgccacaaaaccaagcatcccaaaatgtctattgaagtgatcatgccgtaactcatccaataccatggacacggctattcgaatataTTTTACActttgcagaggttgtacactttacccacaagtagggtaccgcactagaTCCTAACAAAGCTATTACCCACTTTAGCTAAATCTAACTAGCCAATAcagaagcaaccatggggttaatgacctatcaacaaagtcataaccgggacataactcacagagatcatattccttctccatgatctcccgttgctcaccagctctccttttggctagcagaacaactagtggggtttatgctaagccgttgcccacacaacggtcgagtggttgtacgataagtgggttaggcaagatgacgccttagttcatccttacattgacaagacggacatctcccaaccatgcccaaccacaaaggtataagctcactagtggcatttcacatagGAAACACCATCCATCTCATCAGATTATatccttcttttattttcccgaaatcccattttatcttttaaaacactcacatctttattttcgataaagcgcgttgtggtcatgattaaaatataataaagggaataaaacattctaagcatctctagcagtagttaacgtccagcaaagcaaaccctatatagacattaatctaggtcatcaaggaatcaacatagcaatcaaggggtggctatccaaccatgtcttgcaacaatgcattttataaaacaggccaataggttgtgtttataaaactgggataaatatgcatcaaaggatgggattggacttgccgtcctcaaagccttccggaagatCCTCCTC
The Panicum hallii strain FIL2 chromosome 6, PHallii_v3.1, whole genome shotgun sequence genome window above contains:
- the LOC112898489 gene encoding probable galacturonosyltransferase 4 isoform X1 — translated: MVTRRRSVLLLLLALTVLSPLALYTSRLPAAFNPIQTRDFPGEITNQGRGVKADKLNALPLETVSSLKEPVGIVFSEELGGLAKESTESDGQELPSRKAGEHKNRVLSEVTAAADGTEVIEQVTRREAQDGGLVSAVSEEHEKTTGSQQQSSSEESLLETMPKQTSAKVVAENSQTARTDGKTKNSVLPDTRIRNIKDQLIKAKVYLGLGSIRANSQYLKDLRQRIREVQKVLGDASKDTDLPKNANEKVKALEQMLIKGRQMHDDCSIVVKKLRAMLHSAEEQLHAHKKQTVFLTQLAAKTLPKGLHCLPLRLAHEYFSLDPDRQQFPNQHKLTNPKLYHYALFSDNILATAVVVNSTVLNAKHPSDHVFHIVTDRLNYAPMRMWFLSNPPGKATIEVQNIGEFTWLNDSYSPVLKQLGSQSMIDYYFGTNRANPDSNLKYRNPKYLSILNHLRFYLPEIYPKLDKMVFLDDDIVVKKDLTGLWSINMKGKVNGAVETCGESFHRYDRYLNFSNPVIAKNFDPQACGWAFGMNVFDLAEWKRQNITQIYHSWQKLNQDRSLWKLGTLPPGLITFWNKTFPLSRSWHVLGLGYNPHVNSRDIERAAVIHYNGNMKPWLEIGLPKFRSYWSKYLDYDQPFLRECNVNP
- the LOC112898489 gene encoding probable galacturonosyltransferase 4 isoform X2, translated to MVTRRRSVLLLLLALTVLSPLALYTSRLPAAFNPIQTRDFPGEITNQGRGVKADKLNALPLETVSSLKEPVGIVFSEELGGLAKESTESDGQELPSRKAGEHKNRVLSEVTAAADGTEVIEQVTRREAQDGGLVSAVSEEHEKTTGSQQQSSSEESLLETMPKQTSAKVVAENSQTARTDGKTKNSVLPDTRIRNIKDQLIKAKVYLGLGSIRANSQYLKDLRQRIREVQKVLGDASKDTDLPKNANEKVKALEQMLIKGRQMHDDCSIVVKKLRAMLHSAEEQLHAHKKQTVFLTQLAAKTLPKGLHCLPLRLAHEYFSLDPDRQQFPNQHKLTNPKLYHYALFSDNILATAVVVNSTVLNAKHPSDHVFHIVTDRLNYAPMRMWFLSNPPGKATIEVQNIGEFTWLNDSYSPVLKQLGSQSMIDYYFGTNRANPDSNLKYRNPKYLSILNHLRFYLPEIYPKLDKMVFLDDDIVVKKDLTGLWSINMKGKVNGAVETCGESFHRYDRYLNFSNPVIAKNFDPQACGWAFGMNVFDLAEWKRQNITQIYHSWQKLVRC